A section of the Brevinematales bacterium genome encodes:
- a CDS encoding proline--tRNA ligase, producing MLYSKMLIPTLREEPKDAEIDSHKLMLRAGMVRKSAAGLYSFLPLGFRTLLKVTGIIREEMNNAGAQELLPPFVTPADLWKESGRFDIMGKEMLRFKDRHDNEMVLGPTHEEAFTNIVRENVHSYRDLPLNLYQINTKFRDEIRPRYGIMRCREFIMKDAYSFDADEAGLDANYQAMRAAYRNIFRRCGLSVDPVLADSGAMGGSGSEEFMVPSRVGEELIVKCHSCGYVANTERAAAYREYPASSEALEPMSEVSTPSVRTIEELTAFFSTTPRKFIKTLIYIADGAPLVALIRGDMDVNEVKLKNVAGAVEIELASEDKVYEVTGAPVGFAGPAGMKKVRIIADASVPAMVNAITGANKKDLHLKNVNPGRDFQWEKAADIQSIREGDLCPECRKPLNAYHGIEVGHIFKLGYKYTDSMNVVFLDKEGKEQKPIMGCYGIGVGRTIASVIEQSHDDHGIIWPMSIAPFHILIVPVNISDENQMEASRKLYDTLKKKYEVLMDDRDERAGVKFNDADLIGIPIRITVGKTFAAEGKFELKLRAEKDKEVLSESELISRIGVIYDQELAKYRGD from the coding sequence ATGCTCTACTCGAAAATGCTGATACCCACATTACGTGAAGAACCTAAGGACGCGGAAATAGATTCTCATAAACTCATGCTGCGCGCGGGAATGGTGCGGAAAAGCGCAGCCGGCCTGTACTCGTTCCTCCCGCTGGGGTTTCGTACCCTCCTCAAAGTAACCGGGATTATCCGCGAAGAGATGAATAACGCGGGCGCGCAGGAACTTTTACCCCCGTTTGTGACTCCCGCCGACCTATGGAAAGAATCCGGGCGTTTCGATATAATGGGTAAGGAGATGCTTCGATTCAAGGATCGTCACGATAACGAGATGGTGCTCGGGCCGACTCACGAGGAGGCGTTCACCAATATCGTGCGCGAAAACGTGCATTCCTACCGCGACCTTCCGCTGAATCTCTACCAGATCAATACGAAGTTCCGCGACGAGATACGCCCGCGTTACGGTATCATGCGGTGCCGCGAGTTTATTATGAAGGACGCGTACTCGTTCGACGCGGACGAGGCGGGGCTCGACGCGAACTATCAGGCGATGCGCGCCGCGTACCGGAACATTTTCCGCCGGTGCGGGCTGAGTGTCGACCCGGTGCTCGCCGATTCCGGCGCGATGGGCGGTTCCGGCTCCGAGGAGTTTATGGTACCTTCGCGGGTCGGCGAGGAACTGATCGTGAAATGCCATTCCTGCGGGTATGTGGCGAATACGGAACGCGCGGCCGCGTACAGGGAGTATCCCGCATCATCCGAAGCTCTCGAACCGATGTCCGAGGTATCCACCCCGTCGGTCAGGACGATTGAGGAGCTCACGGCGTTCTTCTCGACCACTCCCCGGAAATTTATCAAGACCCTGATCTATATCGCGGACGGCGCGCCGCTGGTGGCGCTGATACGCGGAGATATGGACGTGAATGAGGTCAAGCTGAAAAATGTCGCCGGAGCGGTCGAGATCGAGCTCGCCTCGGAGGACAAGGTCTACGAGGTGACCGGAGCTCCGGTGGGGTTTGCCGGGCCTGCGGGGATGAAGAAAGTCCGCATTATCGCGGATGCATCCGTCCCCGCGATGGTCAACGCGATCACCGGCGCGAATAAGAAAGACCTGCACCTGAAGAATGTCAATCCCGGCAGGGATTTCCAATGGGAGAAGGCCGCGGATATCCAATCCATACGCGAGGGCGATCTTTGCCCGGAATGCAGGAAGCCCCTGAACGCCTACCACGGAATCGAGGTCGGACATATCTTCAAGCTCGGGTATAAATATACCGATTCGATGAACGTCGTATTCCTCGATAAAGAGGGCAAGGAACAGAAGCCCATCATGGGGTGTTACGGCATCGGGGTCGGGCGTACGATCGCGAGCGTGATCGAGCAGTCGCACGACGACCACGGTATCATCTGGCCGATGAGTATCGCGCCGTTCCATATACTGATAGTCCCCGTGAATATCTCCGATGAGAATCAGATGGAGGCGTCGCGGAAACTGTACGATACCCTGAAGAAGAAGTACGAAGTCCTGATGGACGACCGTGACGAACGCGCCGGGGTAAAGTTTAACGACGCCGACCTGATCGGAATCCCGATACGGATTACAGTCGGGAAGACATTCGCGGCGGAGGGAAAGTTCGAATTGAAACTCCGCGCGGAGAAGGATAAAGAAGTATTAAGCGAATCGGAACTGATAAGCCGGATAGGAGTAATATATGATCAGGAATTGGCTAAGTATCGCGGCGATTAG
- the xth gene encoding exodeoxyribonuclease III: protein MKLSLISWNVNGIRAAVKNGFLAWLDTTSYDIVGLQEIKAIPDQLSEDILQPEGYHAYWNPAKRKGYSGTALYSKQAPNEVTMGFQIPRFDEEGRVIVADYDAFTLMNIYYPNGQKDEERLKYKMDFYDAFLDYADGLKKSGKNLIITGDFNTAHTEIDLANPKANEGYSGFLPIERAWLDKFISHGYIDTFRRFHPGETDQYTWWTYRVNARERNIGWRIDYFFVSEGFLPKVKDAFILPGVQGSDHCPVGIEIEV, encoded by the coding sequence ATGAAACTTTCGCTGATCTCGTGGAATGTAAACGGGATTCGCGCCGCGGTGAAAAACGGTTTTCTCGCGTGGCTCGATACCACCTCTTATGATATCGTAGGATTGCAGGAGATTAAGGCGATACCAGACCAGTTGAGCGAGGACATTCTCCAGCCGGAGGGTTATCACGCGTACTGGAATCCCGCGAAACGAAAGGGTTACAGCGGTACCGCGTTATACTCCAAGCAGGCGCCGAATGAAGTCACGATGGGTTTCCAGATACCCCGTTTCGACGAAGAAGGACGGGTGATTGTCGCGGACTACGATGCGTTTACACTGATGAATATTTATTACCCCAACGGGCAGAAGGACGAGGAGAGGCTGAAGTACAAGATGGATTTCTATGACGCGTTCCTCGATTACGCGGACGGCCTGAAGAAGAGCGGGAAAAACCTGATTATCACCGGGGACTTCAATACCGCCCATACCGAGATCGACCTCGCGAACCCCAAGGCGAACGAGGGTTATTCGGGATTCCTCCCGATAGAGCGGGCATGGCTGGATAAGTTCATATCCCACGGGTATATCGACACGTTCCGGCGCTTCCATCCGGGGGAGACCGATCAGTATACATGGTGGACTTATCGCGTAAATGCGCGCGAACGGAATATCGGGTGGCGTATCGATTACTTTTTCGTGAGCGAGGGATTCCTGCCGAAGGTGAAGGACGCGTTTATTCTCCCGGGGGTGCAGGGCTCGGACCATTGCCCCGTAGGAATCGAGATAGAAGTCTAG
- a CDS encoding glucose-1-phosphate adenylyltransferase, with protein MHEVLAVVLAGGVGTRLYPLTKDRSKPAVPFGGNYRLVDIPISNCLHSGVYRIFVLTQFNSASLNRHINQTYKFDIFHKGFVEVLASEETIEIMNMGFPHGTADAVRKTMKHLKAIRDIKYVLILAGDQLYRFNFRELLARHIESGADITLASHPVPHGDVNRFGILRMNKDMRVTAFKEKPEDADEIADWRIPSPFRGKIFSSPHFYASMNMYIFNLDVLEDVLKGDIEALDFGEQVIPMVIPKYKVHGMIHDDYWDDIGTIETYYYANMRLTKKIPDFNLYEESRLFYTKPRFLPPGRVHRALLENTILSDGIYLENCEIVDSIIGVRSIIEKDTKIEKSIVIGNDYYENFVQKKNNLKHRIPNLGIGRNCVIRKAIIDKNCRIGNNVHIVNKSGVCNDDGHDNMYVIRDGVVVIPKGTVIPNGTVI; from the coding sequence ATCCATGAAGTTCTCGCGGTAGTGCTGGCGGGGGGAGTCGGGACGAGACTGTATCCGCTGACGAAAGACCGTTCCAAACCGGCAGTCCCGTTCGGCGGAAATTACCGTCTTGTCGATATCCCTATCAGCAACTGCCTCCATTCCGGAGTATACCGGATATTCGTCCTGACCCAGTTCAACTCCGCGTCGCTCAACCGTCATATCAACCAGACCTACAAATTCGATATCTTCCATAAAGGTTTCGTCGAGGTGCTCGCGTCCGAGGAAACGATTGAAATAATGAATATGGGCTTCCCGCATGGGACTGCCGACGCGGTACGGAAAACGATGAAGCATCTCAAGGCGATCCGCGATATAAAATATGTCCTGATACTCGCGGGCGACCAGCTCTACCGTTTCAACTTCCGCGAACTGCTCGCCCGGCATATCGAAAGCGGTGCGGATATCACGCTCGCCTCGCATCCGGTACCCCACGGGGATGTGAACCGTTTCGGTATTCTCAGGATGAATAAGGATATGCGGGTGACCGCGTTTAAGGAGAAGCCCGAAGATGCGGACGAAATCGCCGATTGGCGGATACCGTCGCCCTTCCGCGGGAAAATATTCTCGTCCCCGCATTTCTACGCGTCGATGAATATGTATATTTTCAACCTTGATGTGCTGGAAGACGTCCTCAAAGGCGACATCGAGGCGCTGGACTTCGGGGAGCAGGTTATCCCGATGGTGATACCGAAGTACAAGGTGCACGGGATGATTCACGACGATTACTGGGACGATATCGGTACGATCGAGACTTACTACTACGCGAACATGCGGCTGACGAAAAAAATCCCCGATTTCAATCTCTACGAGGAAAGCCGCCTTTTTTATACCAAGCCCCGTTTCCTTCCGCCGGGACGCGTGCATCGCGCGCTCCTCGAGAACACAATCCTCAGCGACGGTATCTATCTTGAAAACTGCGAAATCGTTGACAGTATTATCGGGGTGCGCAGTATTATAGAAAAAGATACGAAGATTGAGAAATCCATCGTCATCGGGAACGACTACTACGAGAACTTCGTGCAGAAGAAGAACAACCTCAAGCATCGCATTCCCAACCTCGGTATCGGCCGGAATTGCGTCATCCGCAAGGCGATTATCGATAAAAACTGCCGCATCGGGAATAACGTGCATATCGTCAACAAGTCGGGAGTGTGCAACGACGACGGGCATGATAATATGTACGTCATCCGAGACGGGGTAGTGGTTATCCCCAAGGGCACGGTCATCCCCAACGGCACAGTGATTTAA
- a CDS encoding DNA lyase, which translates to MRLWSLHPKYLDPKGLVALWREALLAQKVLQDQTKGYRYHPQLIRFRNTPYPVATICAYLEVIADEAAQRGYRFERSKISITPDDTSLIAVTDQQLKYEAAHLRNKLITRAPGWSNTLPEMPEAHPLFLVIKGAIEAWERGFKKN; encoded by the coding sequence ATGCGGCTATGGTCGCTCCACCCGAAATACCTCGATCCTAAAGGACTTGTAGCGCTATGGCGCGAGGCGCTTCTCGCACAGAAGGTGTTACAGGATCAAACAAAGGGATACCGGTATCACCCCCAGCTCATCCGTTTCAGGAATACCCCTTACCCTGTTGCAACTATTTGTGCATATCTGGAGGTTATAGCAGACGAGGCGGCGCAACGCGGGTATCGTTTCGAAAGGTCGAAGATTAGTATTACTCCCGATGATACTTCGCTGATCGCAGTTACCGACCAACAACTTAAATATGAAGCCGCTCACCTGCGGAATAAACTCATTACCCGGGCTCCAGGATGGAGTAATACTCTCCCGGAGATGCCGGAAGCCCACCCGTTATTTTTGGTTATTAAAGGCGCGATTGAGGCATGGGAACGGGGCTTCAAGAAGAATTAA
- a CDS encoding GNAT family N-acetyltransferase, giving the protein MEAYMRLYFSTGWKQPGYHGAERVKLALSRSWLILCAYAGDELIGSGRIISDGVIHAFITEVFVLPEWQGHGAGKAIMQYLLERCKEADISKVQLFAAPGKREFYRKLGFFERGNDAPGMDMDE; this is encoded by the coding sequence ATGGAAGCGTACATGCGTCTCTACTTTTCTACCGGGTGGAAACAGCCGGGATACCACGGGGCGGAACGGGTAAAGCTCGCGCTCAGCCGAAGCTGGCTAATCCTTTGCGCGTATGCCGGAGACGAACTGATCGGCTCAGGGAGAATTATCTCCGACGGGGTAATCCACGCGTTTATTACCGAAGTGTTCGTGCTCCCCGAATGGCAGGGACACGGCGCGGGTAAGGCAATCATGCAGTACCTGTTGGAACGCTGCAAAGAAGCGGATATTTCCAAGGTACAGCTATTCGCCGCCCCCGGTAAGAGGGAATTCTACCGGAAACTGGGATTTTTCGAACGCGGCAACGATGCTCCCGGTATGGATATGGATGAGTAA